The following coding sequences lie in one Prionailurus viverrinus isolate Anna chromosome X, UM_Priviv_1.0, whole genome shotgun sequence genomic window:
- the LOC125157497 gene encoding rhox homeobox family member 1-like isoform X2, translated as MEPPPGSSLEDTASRSLGDDEFQERQDAKPTVISVTGGDIGKDLLSEPERGAAAAAGEESHGGAGAPGPVDEIQKGGDGGEEPPQQQQEAHAATEDPQPQDRQPRLRHLFMRLELKELERVFQRTQYPDVFARKEITICVDVTQTEAQQ; from the exons ATGGAACCTCCGCCCGGGAGCTCCCTAGAAGACACCGCTTCCCGAAGCCTGGGAGACGATGAGTTCCAAGAACGGCAGG acgCGAAGCCTACCGTGATCTCAGTAACTGGAGGAGACATCGGGAAGGATCTACTGTCCGAACCTGAGcggggagcagcagcagcagcaggggaaGAAAGCCACGGCGGCGCGGGAGCTCCCGGCCCCGTAGACGAGATCCAGAAGGGCGGCGACGGCGGAGAGGAGCCcccgcagcagcagcaggaggcccACGCGGCCACCGAGGATCCGCAGCCCCAGGACAGGCAGCCACGCCTCCGCCACCTGTTCATGCGGTTGGAACTGAAGGAGCTGGAGAGAGTTTTCCAACGCACCCAGTACCCCGACGTGTTCGCGCG AAAGGAGATTACCATATGTGTGGATGTGACTCAAACCGAGGCACAG caatAG
- the LOC125157497 gene encoding rhox homeobox family member 1-like isoform X1 has product MEPPPGSSLEDTASRSLGDDEFQERQDAKPTVISVTGGDIGKDLLSEPERGAAAAAGEESHGGAGAPGPVDEIQKGGDGGEEPPQQQQEAHAATEDPQPQDRQPRLRHLFMRLELKELERVFQRTQYPDVFARKEITICVDVTQTEAQVSKLEKSNVAGQPF; this is encoded by the exons ATGGAACCTCCGCCCGGGAGCTCCCTAGAAGACACCGCTTCCCGAAGCCTGGGAGACGATGAGTTCCAAGAACGGCAGG acgCGAAGCCTACCGTGATCTCAGTAACTGGAGGAGACATCGGGAAGGATCTACTGTCCGAACCTGAGcggggagcagcagcagcagcaggggaaGAAAGCCACGGCGGCGCGGGAGCTCCCGGCCCCGTAGACGAGATCCAGAAGGGCGGCGACGGCGGAGAGGAGCCcccgcagcagcagcaggaggcccACGCGGCCACCGAGGATCCGCAGCCCCAGGACAGGCAGCCACGCCTCCGCCACCTGTTCATGCGGTTGGAACTGAAGGAGCTGGAGAGAGTTTTCCAACGCACCCAGTACCCCGACGTGTTCGCGCG AAAGGAGATTACCATATGTGTGGATGTGACTCAAACCGAGGCACAGGtcagtaaacttgaaaaaagcaATGTGGCTGGGCAGCcgttttaa